AACGTGTCACCAAGTCAGTAGGGGAAGACTTGCGCTCAACCTGCAAATCTTCTTTCATGTGAGCCAAAATATAGTCCGCAGCTTCCTGCACAATCTGTTTGGCAAATTCAAATTTAGTTTCCAAGAGAAATCTTCCCTTCTCTTTTTTCTTTTGCTAATTGAACTGCATGATAGAAGGAATAACCGCTAGCCGTCTCAAATTCGCGACCTAGGCGCTTTTCTTCACTTTTGCTCGGGACAACAGACTTAAATTCCTTATAGGAATCTAACAGTTTTTTTGCTTCTACCTTATCTTCATAAGCAGCTTCAACATCATTAAAAAAAGAAAGCACTGAAGCAAGTTCTTCAGTGCTCCACGACAAATCTAGTGGGTAACTATACTGTTTGTTCATCTATCCAATACCAGCTCTCAATGTTGCTTCTTTCAATTCTTGTTTACGGTAACTACGAGGGAGAAAAGCACGAATCTCATCTTCATTAAAACCGATCTGCATGCGTTTGGTATCTATAATAATTGGACGACGCAAAAGACTAGGATATTGCTCAATCAACTGAAGCAACTCCGATACCGAAATACTCTCTACATCAATATCCAATTTTTGGAAAATTTTTGAACGAGTTGAAATGATGTCATCAGTACCATTTTCGGTCAAGGAAAGAAT
This window of the Streptococcus sp. D7B5 genome carries:
- a CDS encoding UPF0223 family protein, with product MNKQYSYPLDLSWSTEELASVLSFFNDVEAAYEDKVEAKKLLDSYKEFKSVVPSKSEEKRLGREFETASGYSFYHAVQLAKEKREGKISLGN
- a CDS encoding Spx/MgsR family RNA polymerase-binding regulatory protein, with translation MITLFLSPSCTSCRKAKAWLETHKVPFQEHNIMTSPLTRKELQHILSLTENGTDDIISTRSKIFQKLDIDVESISVSELLQLIEQYPSLLRRPIIIDTKRMQIGFNEDEIRAFLPRSYRKQELKEATLRAGIG